Proteins encoded in a region of the Papio anubis isolate 15944 chromosome 14, Panubis1.0, whole genome shotgun sequence genome:
- the CCDC138 gene encoding coiled-coil domain-containing protein 138 isoform X6 yields the protein MEPRVVKPPGQDLVVERLKSRYGLGGSCPDEYDFSNFDQSKCKRRTLTSPGDLDIYSGDKVGSSLKYSDESKHCRTPLCSLFKRVNVNCLDDELDSFHDLKKQETEELIENDYRVSTSKITKQSFKEIEKVALPTNTTSSRPQTECCSDAGDSPLKLVSYPKSKASDKRSLLPRQISQIYDELFQIHLKLQCETAAQQKFAEELQKRESFLLEREQLLFRHENALSKIKGVEEEVLTRFQIMKEQHDAEVEHLTEVLKEKNKETKRLRSSFDALKELNDTLKKQLNEASEENRKMDIQAKRVQARLDNLQRKYEFMTIQRLKGSSHAVHEMKSLKQEKAPVSKTYKVPLNGQVYELLTVFMDWISDHHLSKVKHEESGMDGKKPQLKFASQRNDIQEKCVKNPCSLSWKPVATLHFFVLALCYFEPLSLIFKY from the exons ATGGAGCCGAGGGTCGTCAAGCCTCCGGGGCAGGATTTAGTAGTGGAGCGTCTCAAAAGCCGCTACGGACTCGGGGGCAGCTGCCCGGACGAG tatgatttttcaaattttgatcAGTCTAAATGTAAGAGAAGAACTCTAACCTCCCCAG GTGATTTGGATATCTACTCTGGAGATAAAGTTGGTTCATCATTAAAATATTCTGATGAAAGCAAGCATTGTAGAACACCATTGTGCAGCTTATTCAAGCGCGTAAATGTGAATTG CCTAGATGATGAACTGGATTCTTTCCATGATTtgaagaaacaggaaacagaAGAGTTAATTGAAAATGATTATAGAGTTAGTACCTCCAAAATAACCAAGcaatcttttaaagaaatagaaaaag TTGCCCTGCCAACTAATACGACCTCATCGAGACCTCAGACTGAGTGTTGTAGTGATGCAGGTGACTCTCCTTTGAAACTTGTCAGCTATCCAAAATCTAAAGCATCAGACAAGCGGAGTTTACTTCCACGTCAGATCAGTCAGATATATGACGAATTATTTCAGATACATCTGAAACTGCAG TGTGAAACTGCAGCACAACAGAAGTTTGCTGAAGAACTTCAAAAGCGAGAAAGTTTTTTACTCGAAAGAGAACAACTGCTTTTCAGACATGAAAATGCCTTGAGTAAAATTAAAGGTGTGGAAGAAGAGGTTCTTACAAGATTTCAAATTATGAAAGAG cAACATGATGCAGAAGTTGAACACTTAACTGAagttcttaaggaaaagaataaagaaaccaAGAGACTGAGGTCCTCTTTTGATGCATTGAAAGAATTGAATGATACCTTAAAAAAACAG TTGAATGAAGCAAGtgaggaaaacaggaagatgGACATTCAGGCGAAAAGAGTTCAAGCTCGTTTAGATAATTTACAG AGGAAGTACGAGTTTATGACAATACAGAGATTGAAAGGAAGTTCCCATGCTGttcatgaaatgaaaagtttaaaacaagaaaaagcaccAGTTTCAAAAACTTACAAG GTACCACTTAATGGGCAAGTTTATGAACTTTTAACTGTCTTCATGGACTGGATTTCGGATCATCATCTTAGCAAAGTGAAACATGAAGAATCTGGAATGGATGGTAAAAAACCACAACTCAAATTCGCTTCCCAGAGAAATGATATTCAGGAGAAGTGCGTaaag
- the CCDC138 gene encoding coiled-coil domain-containing protein 138 isoform X7, with protein MQYYSSYEVCSHSTRDLEDAGSSLAAFSGFSSSAPPLPCGPACLWGRGLARRDAPRPRCAAGLMNAVPGETAAVAAYYGAEGRQASGAGFSSGASQKPLRTRGQLPGRGDLDIYSGDKVGSSLKYSDESKHCRTPLCSLFKRVNVNCLDDELDSFHDLKKQETEELIENDYRVSTSKITKQSFKEIEKVALPTNTTSSRPQTECCSDAGDSPLKLVSYPKSKASDKRSLLPRQISQIYDELFQIHLKLQCETAAQQKFAEELQKRESFLLEREQLLFRHENALSKIKGVEEEVLTRFQIMKEQHDAEVEHLTEVLKEKNKETKRLRSSFDALKELNDTLKKQLNEASEENRKMDIQAKRVQARLDNLQRKYEFMTIQRLKGSSHAVHEMKSLKQEKAPVSKTYKVPLNGQVYELLTVFMDWISDHHLSKVKHEESGMDGKKPQLKFASQRNDIQEKCVKNPCSLSWKPVATLHFFVLALCYFEPLSLIFKY; from the exons ATGCAATACTACTCAAGTTATGAGGTCTGCAGCCATAGCACGAGAGACCTGGAGGACGCAGGGTCAAGCCTGGCTGCTTTCTCCGGGTTCTCCAGTTCTGCCCCGCCCCTTCCCTGCGGCCCTGCGTGTCTCTGGGGGCGGGGCCTTGCACGTCGTGACGCACCGCGGCCGCGTTGCGCCGCGGGTTTGATGAACGCGGTTCCCGGGGAGACCGCTGCGGTTGCGGCGTACTATGGAGCCGAGGGTCGTCAAGCCTCCGGGGCAGGATTTAGTAGTGGAGCGTCTCAAAAGCCGCTACGGACTCGGGGGCAGCTGCCCGGACGAG GTGATTTGGATATCTACTCTGGAGATAAAGTTGGTTCATCATTAAAATATTCTGATGAAAGCAAGCATTGTAGAACACCATTGTGCAGCTTATTCAAGCGCGTAAATGTGAATTG CCTAGATGATGAACTGGATTCTTTCCATGATTtgaagaaacaggaaacagaAGAGTTAATTGAAAATGATTATAGAGTTAGTACCTCCAAAATAACCAAGcaatcttttaaagaaatagaaaaag TTGCCCTGCCAACTAATACGACCTCATCGAGACCTCAGACTGAGTGTTGTAGTGATGCAGGTGACTCTCCTTTGAAACTTGTCAGCTATCCAAAATCTAAAGCATCAGACAAGCGGAGTTTACTTCCACGTCAGATCAGTCAGATATATGACGAATTATTTCAGATACATCTGAAACTGCAG TGTGAAACTGCAGCACAACAGAAGTTTGCTGAAGAACTTCAAAAGCGAGAAAGTTTTTTACTCGAAAGAGAACAACTGCTTTTCAGACATGAAAATGCCTTGAGTAAAATTAAAGGTGTGGAAGAAGAGGTTCTTACAAGATTTCAAATTATGAAAGAG cAACATGATGCAGAAGTTGAACACTTAACTGAagttcttaaggaaaagaataaagaaaccaAGAGACTGAGGTCCTCTTTTGATGCATTGAAAGAATTGAATGATACCTTAAAAAAACAG TTGAATGAAGCAAGtgaggaaaacaggaagatgGACATTCAGGCGAAAAGAGTTCAAGCTCGTTTAGATAATTTACAG AGGAAGTACGAGTTTATGACAATACAGAGATTGAAAGGAAGTTCCCATGCTGttcatgaaatgaaaagtttaaaacaagaaaaagcaccAGTTTCAAAAACTTACAAG GTACCACTTAATGGGCAAGTTTATGAACTTTTAACTGTCTTCATGGACTGGATTTCGGATCATCATCTTAGCAAAGTGAAACATGAAGAATCTGGAATGGATGGTAAAAAACCACAACTCAAATTCGCTTCCCAGAGAAATGATATTCAGGAGAAGTGCGTaaag